From Mycolicibacterium nivoides, a single genomic window includes:
- the recB gene encoding exodeoxyribonuclease V subunit beta: protein MNVFDLLGPLPQKNSTTVLEASAGTGKTFALAGLVTRLVAEGAATLDQMLLITFGRAASQELRERVRAQIVGALVALEDPSRADNDLLRHLIAEDQQARGQRLRDALAGFDAATIATTHQFCQIVLKSLGVAGDSDSGVTLVESLDELVCEIVDDLYLAHFGAQRDVPELGYAEALRLARVVVSNPATELRPLDPEPESPAGIRLGFARAVLAELEIRKRRRGVLGYDDLLTRLAGALAAEGSAARVRMAQRWPIVMVDEFQDTDPVQWQVIERAFSGRSTLILIGDPKQAIYAFRGGDIDTYLRAAATAGDKQTLGTNWRSDSVLVDRLQAVLRGAELGGPDIVVHDVQANHQGHRLVGAPHNDPFRLRVVTRNRAGTKVIPIADLRDHIGKDLAADIGALLTSGATFDGDRLQARDIAVIVETHKDARACHTALLDAGIPAVYTGDSDVFNSEAAEDWLYLLEAFDQPHRPGLVRAAAATMFFGETAETLAAGGDALTDRVADTLRTWAGHARERGVAAIFEAAQLAGMGKRVLSWQGGERLMTDLSHVTQLLGDTAHREGFGLAALRDWLRTQRSEGGGTSERNRRLDSDAAAVQIMTVWVSKGLQFPIVYLPFAFNRYVPEPDLVLFHDEGVRCLQIGGPDPAVTRAGRAEAAADDSRLTYVAMTRAQSQVVAWWAPSNDEPNGGLSRLLRGRAPGQDAVPDRCAPAKVSDDDALARLRAWEAVGGPALEESVICPATPVPPLAVPDDLAARHFHRSIDTAWRRTSYSGLLRAAEEDGHSGVSSEPEVAELDDESTDITVVAPAQGADVPSPMASLPTGAAFGSLVHAVLETTDPLAADLTAELRTEVGRHAARWPVEVSVDELAAALVPMHDTPLGPLAPGVTLRQIGLRDRLCELDFEFPMAGGDLRGGEFARLADVGALLDENLPADDPMAVYADRLSTGLLGRQPLRGYLSGSVDVVLRIGQRFVVVDYKTNWLGTGDATLTAADYGRDRMVEAMLHSDYPLQALLYSVVLHRFLRWRLPDYDPATHLGGVMYLFVRGMCGAQTPVVGGHPAGVFSWEPPAALVIALSELLDQGAS, encoded by the coding sequence GTGAACGTCTTCGACCTCCTCGGTCCGCTGCCGCAGAAGAACAGCACCACGGTGCTGGAGGCCAGTGCGGGCACCGGCAAGACGTTCGCGCTGGCGGGGTTGGTGACCCGGCTGGTGGCCGAGGGTGCGGCGACGCTGGATCAGATGCTGCTCATCACGTTCGGCCGGGCCGCCAGTCAGGAGTTGCGCGAGCGGGTCCGCGCCCAGATCGTCGGCGCGCTGGTGGCGTTGGAGGATCCCTCGCGTGCCGACAACGATCTGCTGCGGCATCTGATCGCCGAGGACCAGCAGGCCCGCGGGCAGCGGCTGCGCGACGCTCTGGCCGGCTTCGATGCGGCGACCATCGCCACGACGCATCAGTTCTGCCAGATCGTGCTGAAGTCCCTCGGCGTGGCCGGGGACAGTGATTCGGGTGTGACGCTGGTCGAGAGTCTTGACGAGCTGGTGTGCGAGATCGTGGACGATCTGTATCTCGCCCACTTCGGTGCTCAGCGGGATGTCCCGGAGCTGGGGTATGCCGAGGCGCTGCGGCTGGCCCGGGTGGTGGTGTCCAATCCGGCGACCGAGCTGCGGCCGCTGGATCCCGAGCCAGAGTCCCCGGCGGGGATTCGGCTCGGTTTCGCGCGGGCAGTGCTGGCGGAGTTGGAGATTCGCAAACGCCGCCGCGGCGTGCTGGGCTATGACGATCTGCTGACCCGGCTGGCCGGAGCGCTGGCGGCGGAGGGCTCGGCGGCGCGGGTGCGCATGGCACAGCGCTGGCCGATCGTGATGGTCGACGAGTTCCAGGACACCGATCCGGTGCAGTGGCAGGTGATCGAGCGGGCCTTCTCCGGGCGGTCGACGCTGATCCTGATCGGTGATCCCAAGCAGGCGATCTACGCGTTCCGCGGCGGGGACATCGACACCTATCTGCGGGCCGCGGCCACCGCCGGTGACAAGCAGACACTGGGCACCAACTGGCGCAGCGACAGCGTTCTGGTGGACCGCCTTCAGGCGGTCCTGCGCGGCGCCGAACTCGGCGGGCCGGACATCGTGGTGCACGACGTGCAGGCCAACCACCAGGGCCACCGGCTGGTCGGGGCGCCGCACAACGATCCGTTCCGGCTGCGCGTGGTGACGCGGAACCGCGCCGGCACCAAGGTGATTCCGATCGCCGATCTGCGCGACCACATCGGCAAGGACCTGGCCGCCGACATCGGTGCGCTGCTGACCAGCGGCGCCACCTTCGACGGCGACAGACTGCAGGCCCGCGACATCGCGGTGATCGTCGAGACCCACAAGGACGCCCGGGCCTGCCACACCGCGCTGCTGGACGCCGGCATCCCCGCGGTCTACACCGGGGATTCGGATGTGTTCAATTCCGAGGCCGCCGAGGACTGGCTGTATCTGCTGGAGGCCTTCGACCAGCCGCACCGCCCAGGGTTGGTGCGGGCCGCGGCGGCCACGATGTTCTTCGGGGAGACCGCGGAAACCCTTGCCGCCGGCGGTGATGCACTGACCGACCGGGTCGCCGACACGCTGCGCACCTGGGCCGGCCATGCCCGCGAACGTGGGGTGGCGGCGATCTTCGAGGCCGCGCAGCTGGCCGGTATGGGCAAGCGCGTGCTGTCCTGGCAGGGCGGCGAGCGGTTGATGACCGACCTGTCCCACGTGACCCAACTGCTCGGCGACACCGCCCACCGCGAGGGGTTCGGGCTGGCCGCGCTGCGGGACTGGCTGCGCACCCAGCGCTCCGAGGGCGGCGGCACGTCCGAACGCAACCGTCGCCTCGACAGCGACGCGGCCGCGGTGCAGATCATGACGGTGTGGGTCAGCAAGGGCCTGCAGTTCCCGATCGTGTACCTACCGTTCGCATTCAATCGGTATGTGCCGGAGCCGGATCTGGTGCTGTTCCACGACGAGGGCGTGCGCTGCCTGCAGATCGGCGGCCCGGATCCGGCGGTGACCCGGGCCGGTCGGGCCGAGGCGGCCGCCGATGACAGCCGCCTGACCTACGTGGCGATGACGCGGGCCCAGTCACAGGTGGTGGCGTGGTGGGCGCCGTCGAATGACGAGCCGAACGGCGGCCTGTCTCGGCTGCTGCGCGGGCGCGCTCCCGGCCAGGACGCGGTGCCCGACCGATGCGCACCGGCCAAGGTCTCCGATGACGATGCGCTGGCCCGGTTGCGGGCGTGGGAGGCCGTGGGTGGTCCGGCGCTGGAGGAGTCGGTGATCTGCCCGGCCACGCCCGTGCCCCCTCTCGCAGTACCGGATGATCTGGCGGCGCGCCATTTTCACCGTTCCATCGACACCGCATGGCGGCGCACGTCGTACTCGGGGCTGCTGCGGGCCGCCGAAGAGGACGGCCACTCCGGGGTGTCCAGCGAGCCCGAGGTCGCCGAGCTCGACGACGAGTCGACCGACATCACCGTCGTCGCCCCGGCCCAAGGCGCCGACGTGCCGTCCCCGATGGCCTCGTTGCCCACCGGGGCCGCGTTCGGCTCACTCGTGCATGCGGTGCTCGAGACCACCGACCCGCTGGCCGCGGACCTGACGGCCGAGCTGCGGACCGAGGTGGGCCGCCATGCGGCCCGCTGGCCGGTCGAGGTCTCTGTCGATGAGTTGGCGGCGGCGCTGGTGCCGATGCACGACACCCCGCTGGGCCCGTTGGCACCCGGCGTGACGTTGCGCCAAATCGGGCTGCGGGACCGGTTGTGCGAGCTGGATTTCGAGTTCCCGATGGCCGGCGGTGACCTGCGCGGCGGCGAGTTCGCGCGGCTGGCCGACGTCGGAGCGCTGCTCGACGAAAATCTGCCGGCCGATGATCCGATGGCCGTCTATGCCGACCGGTTGTCGACGGGGCTGCTGGGCCGCCAGCCGCTGCGCGGGTATCTGTCCGGTTCGGTGGACGTGGTGCTGCGAATCGGGCAGCGCTTCGTCGTCGTCGACTACAAGACCAACTGGCTGGGCACCGGTGACGCGACGCTCACCGCGGCCGATTACGGGCGGGACCGGATGGTCGAGGCCATGCTGCACTCGGACTACCCGCTGCAAGCGTTGCTGTACAGCGTTGTGCTGCACCGGTTCCTGAGGTGGCGGCTGCCCGACTACGACCCGGCCACCCATCTGGGCGGCGTGATGTACCTGTTCGTGCGCGGGATGTGCGGGGCGCAGACGCCCGTCGTCGGCGGGCACCCGGCCGGCGTGTTCAGCTGGGAGCCGCCCGCGGCGCTGGTGATCGCGCTGTCGGAGCTACTGGATCAGGGAGCCTCGTGA
- the recD gene encoding exodeoxyribonuclease V subunit alpha produces the protein MLDAFAEILEPADAQVGRRLSTLADETDPFVTLALALAVRALRGGSVCVDLRTVAEQAQLPELPWPRPDEWLAAVAASPLTGTPPVLRLFGDLLYLDRYWLEEQQVCDDVLTLVGTPPGGSAPDVARLFPPGFEEQRAAAKVALSQGLTVLTGGPGTGKTTTVARLLALLAEQAALAGRPSLRIALAAPTGKAAARLQEAVQLEVNRLDAVDRERISGLQATTLHRLLGSRPDTSSRFRHHRANRLPHDVIVVDETSMVSLTMMARLLEAVRPQTRLLLVGDPDQLASVEAGAVLADLVEGLGSRGVAALQTSHRFGESIGALASAIRAGDASGAVEVLAAGGEHVEWVFAEPTERLREVLVPHALALRQAAILGDASAALTILDEHRLLCAHRHGPFGVAQWNRQVQRWLAEATGEPTWASWYVGRPILVTANDYGLKLYNGDTGVTVATPDGLRAIVGGTVGGSASFATGRLTEVETMHAMTIHKSQGSQADEVTVLLPPVDSRLLTRELFYTAVTRAKTRVRVVGSEAEIRAAIARQAVRATGLRKRLKL, from the coding sequence ATGCTGGATGCTTTCGCCGAGATCCTCGAACCCGCCGATGCGCAAGTGGGCAGGAGGTTGAGCACGCTGGCCGACGAGACCGACCCCTTCGTCACCCTGGCCCTGGCGCTGGCGGTGCGGGCCCTGCGCGGCGGCTCGGTGTGCGTGGACCTGCGTACGGTGGCCGAGCAGGCCCAGTTGCCCGAGCTGCCGTGGCCCCGGCCCGACGAGTGGCTGGCCGCGGTGGCGGCCAGCCCGCTGACAGGCACTCCCCCGGTGCTGCGGTTGTTCGGCGATCTGCTGTACCTGGACCGGTACTGGCTGGAGGAACAGCAGGTCTGCGACGACGTGCTGACCCTGGTGGGCACCCCGCCAGGCGGTTCGGCGCCCGATGTGGCAAGGCTGTTCCCGCCGGGTTTCGAGGAACAGCGGGCCGCGGCGAAAGTGGCGTTGTCGCAGGGGTTGACGGTGTTGACGGGTGGGCCGGGCACCGGCAAGACCACCACGGTGGCGCGGCTGTTGGCGCTGCTGGCCGAGCAGGCGGCGCTGGCCGGTCGCCCGTCCCTGCGGATCGCGCTGGCCGCGCCGACTGGTAAGGCCGCCGCCCGGCTGCAGGAAGCCGTGCAGCTCGAGGTGAACCGACTCGATGCCGTGGACCGTGAGCGGATCTCGGGCCTGCAGGCCACGACGCTGCACCGGCTGCTGGGGTCACGCCCGGACACGTCGTCACGGTTCCGCCATCACCGGGCGAATCGGTTACCGCACGACGTGATCGTCGTCGACGAGACCTCGATGGTGTCGCTGACCATGATGGCCCGGTTGTTGGAAGCGGTGCGGCCGCAAACCCGCCTGCTACTGGTCGGCGATCCCGATCAGCTCGCCTCGGTGGAAGCCGGCGCGGTGTTGGCCGACCTTGTGGAGGGGCTTGGGTCGCGTGGGGTGGCGGCGCTGCAAACCTCGCACCGGTTCGGTGAGTCGATCGGCGCGCTGGCGTCAGCAATCCGGGCCGGGGACGCCTCGGGCGCGGTGGAGGTGCTGGCGGCCGGTGGTGAGCACGTCGAGTGGGTGTTCGCCGAGCCGACCGAGCGGCTGCGGGAAGTGCTTGTGCCGCATGCCCTTGCGCTGCGACAGGCCGCGATCCTGGGGGATGCGAGCGCGGCGCTGACCATCCTCGACGAGCATCGGTTGTTGTGCGCGCATCGGCACGGTCCGTTCGGCGTCGCGCAGTGGAACCGTCAGGTGCAGCGGTGGCTGGCCGAGGCGACCGGCGAGCCCACGTGGGCCTCCTGGTACGTGGGAAGGCCAATCCTGGTGACGGCCAACGACTATGGGCTCAAGCTCTACAACGGCGATACCGGGGTCACGGTCGCCACCCCGGACGGACTGCGGGCCATCGTGGGTGGAACGGTGGGCGGGTCCGCGTCATTCGCGACGGGCCGGCTCACCGAGGTGGAGACCATGCACGCCATGACGATCCACAAGTCCCAGGGCAGCCAGGCCGACGAGGTCACCGTGCTGCTACCGCCGGTAGATTCCCGGTTGTTGACGAGGGAGCTGTTCTATACCGCGGTCACCCGGGCCAAGACGCGGGTACGCGTCGTGGGTTCCGAAGCGGAAATCCGCGCGGCCATCGCCCGGCAGGCGGTCCGAGCGACCGGCCTGCGAAAGCGGCTGAAGCTCTAA
- a CDS encoding alpha/beta hydrolase family protein, translated as MIKRGSAIKAVLAMGWGVLVVALWMGLIATTVTTAHADPGGGKSTTQSANDSDKSSARRDKPARFGPRKDKLRRVVDAKADSAQADDASPRQRPRLSLPKPLSKAVDDIETRTRTVLTDLAERTPNLRTVQSLPRSKATTKRAAPEISELADTTAVEKAAPDIADAIDAITHPVDAKAPLAQVNTVADRIADRVSTAQASRPIAQLAAAVSTPAAEQRSVPLVNIVGSLVFNVVGAALQVFSGPPVLPPGSNVTVRSSTLDMPGTNQTVRADWYFPEDPDSATGVIYLQHGFMATGPMYSYTAAYLAEETNSIVVVPTLSSNLFDPSGEWIGGEPMQQSVADLFAGDRAELTASASAAAGHPVALPSKFVLVGHSLGGMLVTGAAGRMVGNGAVDDLAGVVLLDAVDTHNDMPEALDDLSGANYRPVLLISSERYVWNRNGTVGDELQAARPGQFNGVMMVGGRHIDGLQGANPILQFAEYLIAGFSQPQNVDAVKAISAGWINDMYDGTDTGVYGEPQQSIEIPTPSGTATAVVLPFTSTEPVQATPWDGLVGPILDALFPYAVYEPLAGQSVLVSV; from the coding sequence GTGATCAAACGGGGGAGTGCAATCAAAGCGGTGCTGGCGATGGGGTGGGGCGTGCTGGTGGTCGCCCTGTGGATGGGGTTGATCGCGACCACGGTGACGACGGCACACGCCGACCCCGGTGGTGGCAAATCAACTACGCAGTCCGCCAACGACTCTGACAAATCGTCGGCGCGGCGGGACAAACCCGCACGCTTCGGCCCGCGCAAAGACAAGCTGCGCCGGGTTGTCGACGCGAAGGCGGACAGCGCGCAGGCTGACGACGCATCGCCGCGTCAGCGTCCGCGTCTGTCTCTGCCGAAACCGCTCTCCAAGGCGGTCGACGACATCGAGACCAGAACCCGGACCGTGCTGACCGACCTTGCCGAACGCACGCCGAACCTCCGGACCGTGCAATCACTTCCGAGGTCCAAAGCCACGACGAAACGTGCCGCGCCAGAGATTTCCGAACTCGCCGACACCACTGCGGTCGAGAAAGCCGCGCCAGACATCGCCGACGCGATCGACGCCATTACCCACCCCGTTGATGCGAAGGCGCCGCTCGCGCAGGTGAACACGGTCGCCGACCGCATCGCCGACCGGGTGTCGACCGCTCAGGCCTCGCGACCGATCGCCCAACTGGCCGCGGCCGTCAGCACTCCCGCAGCCGAGCAGAGATCGGTCCCGCTGGTCAACATCGTCGGCTCGTTGGTGTTCAACGTGGTCGGCGCTGCGCTGCAGGTGTTCTCGGGCCCGCCGGTGCTCCCGCCGGGCAGCAACGTCACCGTCCGCAGTTCGACGCTGGACATGCCGGGCACCAACCAGACGGTGCGGGCCGACTGGTACTTCCCGGAAGACCCGGACTCGGCGACCGGTGTCATCTACCTGCAGCACGGCTTCATGGCCACCGGGCCGATGTACAGCTACACCGCGGCATACCTGGCCGAGGAGACCAACAGCATCGTGGTCGTGCCGACGTTATCGTCAAACCTGTTCGACCCCAGCGGTGAATGGATCGGCGGCGAGCCGATGCAGCAATCCGTCGCCGACCTGTTCGCCGGCGATCGGGCCGAGCTGACCGCGAGCGCCAGTGCCGCGGCCGGCCATCCGGTCGCGCTGCCATCGAAGTTCGTTCTGGTCGGCCACTCCCTGGGCGGCATGCTGGTGACCGGCGCCGCCGGACGCATGGTCGGCAACGGTGCGGTCGACGATCTGGCCGGAGTGGTTCTGCTCGACGCGGTGGACACCCACAACGACATGCCCGAGGCGCTGGATGACCTGAGCGGCGCCAATTACCGCCCGGTGCTGCTCATTTCATCCGAACGGTATGTGTGGAATCGCAACGGCACCGTCGGAGACGAACTACAGGCCGCCCGGCCCGGGCAGTTCAACGGCGTCATGATGGTCGGTGGGCGGCACATCGACGGTCTGCAGGGCGCCAATCCCATCTTGCAGTTCGCCGAATACCTCATCGCCGGATTCTCCCAACCGCAGAACGTCGATGCGGTGAAGGCGATCTCGGCCGGCTGGATCAACGACATGTACGACGGCACCGACACCGGTGTCTACGGCGAGCCGCAGCAGAGCATCGAGATTCCCACCCCGTCGGGCACCGCGACCGCGGTGGTTCTGCCATTCACTTCGACGGAGCCGGTGCAGGCGACCCCGTGGGACGGGCTGGTCGGGCCGATCCTGGATGCCCTGTTCCCGTACGCGGTGTACGAACCGCTGGCCGGCCAGTCTGTTCTGGTGTCCGTCTGA
- a CDS encoding TetR/AcrR family transcriptional regulator, with translation MSAPARRPRGRPVGGGNSAEQAREVLMDAAEHLFTTRGYRGSTMEVIAHEAGYSRTAIYRQFANRNELIAAMVQRTTQRHMASILTRIPENAGPIELLVESMVIVATELVADPLLNTIADQTPDGTIASLIAKDSELTEMVTVTVEGIIADDATQFRPGVHPNDLAQFIIATALGFLVNAVPVRNDPAVARRYIETFILPAIVKKPPPPRRVF, from the coding sequence TTGTCAGCACCAGCACGCCGACCCCGTGGGCGCCCGGTGGGCGGCGGCAACAGCGCCGAGCAGGCTCGCGAAGTGTTGATGGATGCCGCCGAGCACCTGTTCACCACCCGCGGCTACCGGGGCTCGACCATGGAGGTCATCGCCCACGAGGCCGGCTATTCGCGTACCGCCATCTACCGTCAGTTCGCCAACCGCAACGAGCTGATCGCGGCGATGGTGCAGCGCACCACACAGCGGCACATGGCCTCGATCCTGACGCGCATCCCCGAGAACGCCGGCCCCATCGAGCTTCTGGTCGAGAGCATGGTCATCGTGGCCACCGAGTTGGTCGCCGATCCGCTCCTCAACACCATCGCCGATCAAACCCCCGACGGCACGATCGCGTCGTTGATCGCCAAGGACTCGGAGCTGACTGAAATGGTGACCGTCACCGTCGAGGGCATCATCGCCGACGACGCCACCCAGTTCCGGCCCGGCGTACACCCGAACGATCTGGCGCAGTTCATCATTGCGACCGCGCTCGGCTTCCTGGTGAACGCCGTGCCGGTCCGCAACGACCCGGCGGTGGCGCGGCGCTACATCGAGACGTTCATCCTGCCGGCCATCGTGAAGAAGCCACCGCCGCCACGTCGGGTGTTCTGA
- a CDS encoding SDR family oxidoreductase — MKVFVTGASGFVGTAVVRDLVAHGHDVVGLARSDASADAIGAAGARVHRGDLNDHDSLRTAADASDGVIHLAFHHDFDNFADAGELDRQAIEVLGTTLAGSDRPLVVTSGVAGHSAGRVLTENDPFQPGLPRHSEPAVLGFADKGVRASIVRLSPTTHGEGDHGFVPRLIQVAREKGVSAYIGEGTNRWPAVHRVDAAPLFRLAVEQAPSGTVLHAVAEEGIAGRDIATSIGRHLGVPVTTVPVDQAFEHFGWIGGMFALDVPTSSALTRQRFGWQPSGAGLLEDLDRGHYFE; from the coding sequence ATGAAGGTTTTCGTCACGGGTGCGTCGGGTTTTGTGGGCACTGCGGTGGTTCGTGATCTGGTTGCCCACGGTCACGACGTCGTCGGACTGGCTCGCTCCGACGCCTCGGCCGACGCGATCGGTGCGGCCGGCGCCCGCGTCCATCGCGGCGATCTGAACGATCACGACAGCCTGCGTACCGCGGCCGACGCCAGCGATGGCGTCATCCACCTGGCCTTTCATCACGACTTCGACAACTTCGCCGACGCCGGAGAGCTGGACCGTCAGGCCATCGAGGTCCTCGGTACGACCCTTGCCGGCTCGGACCGTCCGCTGGTTGTCACCTCCGGCGTGGCCGGGCACAGTGCCGGTCGGGTACTGACCGAGAACGACCCGTTCCAACCCGGGCTGCCCCGGCACTCCGAGCCCGCGGTGCTCGGTTTCGCCGACAAGGGAGTGCGCGCCTCGATCGTGCGGCTGTCACCGACGACGCATGGAGAGGGTGATCACGGGTTCGTGCCACGGCTGATCCAGGTCGCCCGGGAGAAAGGTGTCTCGGCCTACATCGGTGAAGGGACCAACCGCTGGCCGGCGGTGCACCGCGTCGACGCCGCCCCGCTGTTCCGGCTGGCCGTGGAGCAGGCGCCGTCCGGGACGGTTCTGCACGCGGTGGCCGAGGAGGGTATCGCCGGCCGTGACATCGCCACCTCTATCGGTCGCCATCTGGGAGTGCCGGTGACCACGGTCCCGGTCGACCAAGCCTTCGAGCACTTCGGGTGGATCGGCGGGATGTTCGCGCTCGACGTCCCGACGTCGAGCGCGTTGACCCGGCAGCGGTTCGGCTGGCAGCCGTCCGGAGCGGGACTGCTCGAGGATCTCGACCGCGGGCACTACTTCGAATGA
- a CDS encoding TetR family transcriptional regulator, producing MSRWEPNASDRLQEAALQLYLERGFDQTTVAEIAERAGLTERTYFRYFADKREALFGGQTMLTELLTGAIADAPAGAPPLDVVGVALTALGPVFDGRRDHALRRQSVVDANPALQERELIKLATLSEEMAEALRARGIDDAAARLAAETGMAVFKVAFVRWVHDSTDGGLAEIVTSTMNDLKALTA from the coding sequence ATGAGCCGCTGGGAGCCCAACGCGAGCGACCGCCTGCAGGAGGCGGCCCTGCAGCTGTATCTCGAGCGCGGGTTCGACCAGACCACGGTCGCCGAGATCGCCGAGCGGGCCGGGCTGACCGAGCGCACCTACTTCCGGTACTTCGCCGACAAGCGCGAGGCACTCTTCGGCGGACAGACCATGCTCACCGAGCTCTTGACCGGCGCGATCGCCGACGCCCCGGCCGGCGCGCCGCCACTCGATGTGGTCGGTGTCGCTTTGACCGCACTCGGCCCGGTGTTCGACGGGCGGCGCGACCATGCCCTGCGCCGGCAGTCCGTCGTCGACGCCAACCCCGCGCTGCAGGAGCGCGAGCTGATCAAGCTCGCCACTCTGTCCGAAGAGATGGCCGAGGCGCTGCGTGCCCGCGGCATCGACGATGCGGCCGCGCGGCTGGCCGCCGAAACCGGCATGGCCGTGTTCAAGGTCGCGTTCGTTCGATGGGTGCACGACAGCACCGACGGCGGGCTGGCCGAGATCGTCACATCGACGATGAACGACTTGAAGGCGTTAACCGCCTAG
- a CDS encoding MlaD family protein: MGNSLEMDGRGPTDRQLLACGAAVLVVAALVSTFLLVKATGRLDARVPVVAALVNVGDGLPQRSDVKYHGVLVGMVDDVVPAANGDPNFVHIDLKPEYAGSIPNTVTARVVPSNVFAVSSVQLVDRGPGAPISAGAQIPEDTELPTVLFQTTISKLRDVLAATGRGREDKTVGILAAVNAATENRRTELLTSGAQLNRLIDQLDSVVATEPGETTVSALIDATHGLQQTAPDLLDALHKAVQPMQTLVQQRSQLNTMINGGINTVGTTHTALDNHTDQLVKTTSNLTPVLGVLADTSNNWVPAFVKLNQLSGKFFDHVWIPEHDFGNMRVNLSLTPSYAYTRAPGQGPGQAPGQQQVPGQGQGPPPPPQGPGQAPALPPLGQGGAPELPPLAPGGGQSSTETPPLPSLPGENLPAAPPPPPGQQPAPGGPGDGPLQMADPGAPNPAQILGPVGPDGLPLGDKNTSAPDLHLSEREGVGSGPESKLQAILEDSSAYGGERE; encoded by the coding sequence ATGGGCAACTCGCTGGAAATGGACGGGCGCGGCCCGACCGACCGTCAACTGCTCGCCTGCGGTGCCGCGGTACTCGTTGTGGCAGCACTGGTTTCGACGTTCCTTCTGGTGAAGGCCACCGGGCGGCTGGATGCCCGGGTGCCGGTGGTGGCCGCCCTGGTCAATGTCGGCGACGGCTTGCCGCAGCGGTCCGACGTCAAGTATCACGGCGTACTCGTCGGGATGGTCGACGATGTCGTCCCGGCCGCCAACGGCGACCCCAACTTCGTCCACATCGACCTCAAACCCGAATACGCGGGCTCCATCCCCAACACGGTGACCGCACGCGTGGTGCCCAGCAATGTGTTCGCGGTGTCGTCGGTGCAACTCGTCGACAGGGGCCCGGGCGCGCCTATTTCCGCGGGTGCTCAGATTCCCGAGGACACCGAACTGCCGACGGTGCTGTTCCAGACCACGATCAGCAAGCTGCGCGACGTGCTGGCCGCCACCGGGCGCGGTCGTGAGGACAAGACGGTGGGCATCCTGGCCGCGGTGAACGCCGCGACCGAGAACCGCCGTACCGAATTGCTCACCAGCGGAGCGCAATTGAACCGGCTGATCGATCAGCTCGACTCGGTGGTGGCCACCGAGCCCGGCGAGACCACGGTCTCCGCCCTGATCGACGCGACCCACGGGCTGCAGCAGACCGCGCCGGATCTGCTCGATGCCCTGCACAAGGCCGTGCAGCCGATGCAGACCCTGGTCCAGCAGCGCTCACAGCTGAACACGATGATCAACGGCGGGATCAACACCGTGGGTACGACCCATACCGCGCTGGACAACCACACCGATCAGCTGGTCAAGACCACCTCCAACCTGACACCGGTCCTGGGTGTGCTGGCAGACACCTCCAACAACTGGGTTCCGGCCTTCGTCAAGCTGAATCAGCTGTCGGGCAAGTTCTTCGACCACGTCTGGATCCCCGAGCATGACTTCGGCAACATGCGGGTGAACCTGTCGCTGACGCCGAGCTACGCCTACACCCGGGCCCCTGGCCAAGGCCCGGGCCAGGCTCCGGGCCAACAACAGGTACCCGGCCAGGGCCAAGGTCCACCTCCTCCACCGCAGGGCCCGGGTCAGGCGCCGGCGCTGCCGCCACTCGGACAGGGCGGGGCGCCCGAACTACCGCCGCTCGCGCCCGGTGGCGGTCAATCGTCAACGGAGACTCCGCCGTTGCCGTCGCTGCCGGGGGAGAACTTGCCGGCGGCACCGCCACCACCGCCGGGTCAGCAACCGGCACCCGGCGGCCCCGGCGATGGCCCACTGCAGATGGCCGACCCCGGCGCGCCGAACCCGGCGCAGATCCTCGGACCGGTTGGGCCCGACGGTCTGCCGTTGGGAGACAAGAACACCAGTGCCCCGGACCTCCATCTCAGTGAGCGCGAAGGTGTCGGGTCGGGCCCGGAGAGCAAGCTGCAAGCCATCCTGGAGGATTCCAGCGCCTACGGCGGCGAGCGCGAGTAG